The Drosophila subobscura isolate 14011-0131.10 chromosome A, UCBerk_Dsub_1.0, whole genome shotgun sequence genome includes the window TCCACCTGAGCGAGGTGATCGATCCTCTGCCTGCGCTGGTCGGAAAATCTCTGGGATCCAGCTGGCCTTTTAAACGCACCCTGTTGGTGCCCGTTATTAGGGTTTGATGTAGCCGGTAGGCCTGGGTTGTGCCCCTGTTGCTTTTGTAAGGCAGTTAGCTGACGGAATTTTGAGGAAGACGGATCAACATCCATCATCTCTACTTTGTCTTGGCTACGGATTCCACCTGTTTGGTGGTTCCCCTGATTGTTCGTGTAGAACGGGTTCTTTGATTGTCTTTGATTGTTCGGTTCTGTGGTTTGCTTTCTAAAGCTCTTGCGTAAGGCCAAGGCCGACGGCAAGTCCGCAGGCTGTGCCGCAAATAGTGTATCCGTGAGGCCTCTTCTTAAGCCTGAAACGAAGACACGGAGTGCGTCAGCTCTATACTTTTCGTTAATGTATTGCGCCTGTGCGGCGTCTTGTGACATAATTGTCTTGTTCTTCAGAAGGGTGAGCTTCTTCTCAACATCTTCGTAGAAGTTATTGTTGAATAATCCACCCTGCCGTAGTGTGGCAAGCTCCTGCTCTAGCAGGTGTATCGGACGCTTGTCCGAATATGTAAAGTCGAGACGATTGATTATTGCCTCAAAGTTCAACCCTGTGTTGAACGACGCTAAGAGTGAGTCAGCGGGCCCGCTAATCTTGTTTTTGATTATTAAGACCGCTTGTTAGTGCTTCGAGCTTCCTACAAAACCCTCGTACAGCTTATAGGCAGCTTTTGCTGCCTGGCGCCAGGAAACATACTGCTTCTGGGCCCAATTGAATTCCGGCAGCGTTTTTACCGCATCCAGAGCTTCATCACATTGGACCGTTCGATCCAATGTGACCGCCTCGTAGGCCTTGGCCTCGGGGGCCTGAACTCttgcagcctgcagctggtCAGTTACAGCCTGCAAACGCCGATTAAAGTCAGCTTTTTGTATTGCTAGCGCAGAGCTGACCGCCGCCTCTATAACGGCTTTGATCTGATCAGGGTCCATTCTTTCTACTCTTCCCACGGGTTCTATTTCAAGGTCTAAACTGAGTCCGCCGAACAATCTCTATAAATCAGAAATATGCATAAACGGAATTTTTCTCGGTCGCCCCCTAGCGTTTCGTTTGTCTTTGTCGTGGCTGACCCACGACACACGATCCAGCTCCGCCGGGCCGTTGTTactgtttattttcttaaggAATCAAATTCAAGTTCCATCAAACACaatgtcgttgttgttgcccgcCGACAACAATGTATTTATGGTGCGGTGTTAAGTTTCTTACCGGCGCTTAGCGCAGTTTTTGAGAACAATGACGGCCGAATATTTTCGAgtataaaaacattttatctgtttggttttgtttttactttttactttttcggCGATAATTGAAGAAAAGTTTCACTTACATGTTCCTCTTTTATTCTCCTCCACTTGGTATATTATTTCTTATATTATTCTGCGTTGTCCTCCTCTCTTCTATTGTCGCCGCTGCCCATAGTCGTCCGCTCTGGTGTAACAGTTTGGGATTGATTAAATGCCTTTTATTTCCAACCGAGGCTACGAGCTTTTTAGTGCAATTGTTGCACGCAGTTTTAATGTTCGTGTTGTGGAGCGGGCGTTGTCTCCGCGCTCCACTGTTTCAtcgtcttctttttttatttgttctcgAGCGGGCTTTGTCTCCGCACTTGATGTTCTTCGGTCTTTTGGTTTGACcctttttttcacttttgggCAATGTTCACTCAGAGGGCTTTGTCTCCTCGCTTAATGATTTTTGAATCCCTTACTTTTTTCTAGAGTGGGCGTTGTCTCCGCACTCGATACTGTCGatcttttggtttatttcttttgcactttttacCGATTTTCACTTAGCGGGCGTTGTCTTCGCACTATTTTACTCTCTCGGGGGTGGTTCGATCGCGTTGGGCGCCAGTAATGTTTATATATAATACGGGAGTTACAaagtgttatttatttattgtatttatcaAATGAATGTAAGGAGTGATTAATGCTCGTAAGGCGAGAAGTTACATGTCATCGCCACTCGGCTGAATATCAAAAACTAACTTAAGAACTCTAATCTTCCCAGTTGCGGACCCTTAGCTGCTGGCCACGGCGCTCGTCGCTGCCCAGCAAGAGTGCTGACCTTGCGCCTCGTGCGGCATCCGGCGATCGCGACGACAACGATCCCACGGGTGACGAAACTGCTCATTTTACAATAATGCAGAATTCGTCCCACCCAGTGGTAAATTTAGTTAACTCTTGTtaacttacatatgtacattcacttttgtgcacaaataccatataccctatttactcttcgaatacCAGGTATAAAAACGGAATTTTCCCCGAAacgcaaaataaaattcatcTTTGACAATGAATAGGTCGCATTGTAAATTAACTTAAAACTGAGGTTCAATCAGTTTTATGACAAGAATCATAATTCGTTCATTTTGTTGTGACCCTTGAGCCGCGGTCTGTAAAGGAGTTGATGCCATCAGCAGTGGCTGGCCGACTCTCGCAGCTGTCCTCTCCACTACTTGTCGTGGAGGCACCTTCCTCGGGAGTAGTCTTTGCCGCTTCATCTGATTCCAGTAGTGCTTCTTCTTCTGAAAGACCAACGTCTACCTTCCTGGTGTCCTCTGCATCAGCTCCCTTCTTGTTctttacatgtacatacgtatatgaAATGGTTCTAGTATCATTCATGATCATTTGTGGCAATTTGATACCTTTTTGCGTTTCTTTGGCTTCTCAGGTTTCACTGCGTGTAATTCGGCTTCCTCTTGCAATGCTGATTTGTAACTGTCCGGGAAGAACTGACATGCCTCCTCGTGGCCAACGACCGAGTTGGCACTTACATAGTTGGGGCCGTAAGACATCAACACAGGGAGAGTCTGGGTCTTGACTTTGTTCACCTTCAGGACGATCTTATCGGTGCTTCGATCGTTTGGGAAAAAGATCGATAGTTAAAATGCATTTCGGACGGTTTTCGGTAGTTGCTCAGATACTTACGGTACGTAGGGTTTCGCATTGTACTTCTCGACCGAATTGGCTATGAAAACCGCGGTCTGAGGATTGTCGCTGGTGAAGAAGCCATAAAGCGGAATGTCTTCTCGCCAGGATACAAGGAGAATGTCCAGATCTTTCTTCTTGTAGGCGTCGAAGGACATCACAATGTGTGGTGGCTCCGGATCAGGGTCGGGCGGTAAAAAAGCAGTTGTTTGCCCCCGGAAATATGTGTAAATTAGAGCTGCATGAGTGCGCTGATCACTGGGCACCCAAATCGGAGGAATGCGGATGTTCTTATCATTTTTGGCGTCCTCCGATTTCACATCGTACCGATCCTCTGCTGCTTCAATTTCCACCTCGCCTTTGTCCTCTTCCATATTGACATTGAGATCTTCGACGCGTAATATTTCTGCCTCCTTTTCAGACCCTCattacacaaatacatatgtacatacatacatagttacACATGAACACATAGCACCCACTTAccttttcttttaatttgcaCATTAATCTCAAGCGGTACTATTATGGGTGGCACTGTGATCTCCTCCTCATTGAACTCATCCGGTGGCTTTATGGTCTCCTTGGTCAGCTCATGGGCGTATTGCCGCAGAATGTTGGGCGGACTGCCTAGAGCCTCGTCCACCTTCCAGAAGCACATCAGCAGCTCCTTGTCGTACAAATGCTCGATGACATCGCTCGCCAGTGGATTCTCAGCAGCAAAGTTCACAGTGGTGAAGTCACTGGGCGTTATGGGAAAGACTTTACGATCCTTGCACTGAATTTTCAGTGGATCGGCCGGCTCCGACAGCTTCTTGAACATTTCCCGGTTGACCTGTGGTCCAAAGACAGTTATCCCAATATCGGGAAGGTTTTGCATGATGCAGTCAGTGACAGACTTCAGGTGTTCCAAGCGCTTCCTCTTGCACTCTTCCAGCTCAATGTTCTCGGCCAGCCGTAGAGCCTTTTTTGtcacctcctgctgctccagctcgatGGGTTGTAGTTCAGTGATCTCATAGCACTGATGGACCTCCTTGGCCATGGTTGACCGTAGCATCTTGGTGATAATGGCCACCAGTTTGGGCACGTCTGTGCCGAACATGATGTTGATGGCCTTTCCGTTCTACAAAATacaagatacatacatacatacatacatacatacaagaaCGATTCTCCATCTGTGACAGATGCACTTACCGTGACAAACATCCAAGTCGGCTCACTCTTCTTGTTAAACCTCTCCAGATAGGAGATGGAACCGGCCTTGCACTATTTTTCAAGCAAAAGATAGAATGAGAATGAACAGGGAAAGCAAAGCCTAGTCTTACGATGGCCAGCTGTAAATTGTCGCCTCCAAGCTCCAGCTTGATCTTACGCAGACTTCCCACCATTCCCAGACAGGGACCACACCATTCCGAGTATATGTCGAGAACTGCAAGAAAAAGATTGCATAGATATCAGACCATAAATAAGTCAGActgtcccagtgccagtctcagtcccagcgCCATTCCAAGGCATACCAAGCAACCCGGATCGCAGCAGAAATTTGTCAAACTCCTCGTCCGTACTGATGTCCGCTTGAAGCTGTTGCACTCCGCCcttctttgccatttttttctGCAAACTGATTATTCATTCACCATAATAAGTGCGTcattaaatattgattaaaCTATCGTTGTCATGAAGACAATTCTTCattcttatgtacatacatacgtgcgTTACGTTATCCTAAAATAGCTATTTAGCTATTTACTAGTATCAACACTCGTATACACACGTG containing:
- the LOC117898434 gene encoding uncharacterized protein LOC117898434 isoform X1 gives rise to the protein MAKKGGVQQLQADISTDEEFDKFLLRSGLLVLDIYSEWCGPCLGMVGSLRKIKLELGGDNLQLAICKAGSISYLERFNKKSEPTWMFVTNGKAINIMFGTDVPKLVAIITKMLRSTMAKEVHQCYEITELQPIELEQQEVTKKALRLAENIELEECKRKRLEHLKSVTDCIMQNLPDIGITVFGPQVNREMFKKLSEPADPLKIQCKDRKVFPITPSDFTTVNFAAENPLASDVIEHLYDKELLMCFWKVDEALGSPPNILRQYAHELTKETIKPPDEFNEEEITVPPIIVPLEINVQIKRKGSEKEAEILRVEDLNVNMEEDKGEVEIEAAEDRYDVKSEDAKNDKNIRIPPIWVPSDQRTHAALIYTYFRGQTTAFLPPDPDPEPPHIVMSFDAYKKKDLDILLVSWREDIPLYGFFTSDNPQTAVFIANSVEKYNAKPYVPTDKIVLKVNKVKTQTLPVLMSYGPNYVSANSVVGHEEACQFFPDSYKSALQEEAELHAVKPEKPKKRKKNKKGADAEDTRKVDVGLSEEEALLESDEAAKTTPEEGASTTSSGEDSCESRPATADGINSFTDRGSRVTTK
- the LOC117898434 gene encoding thioredoxin domain-containing protein 3 homolog isoform X2, which codes for MAKKGGVQQLQADISTDEEFDKFLLRSGLLVLDIYSEWCGPCLGMVGSLRKIKLELGGDNLQLAICKAGSISYLERFNKKSEPTWMFVTNGKAINIMFGTDVPKLVAIITKMLRSTMAKEVHQCYEITELQPIELEQQEVTKKALRLAENIELEECKRKRLEHLKSVTDCIMQNLPDIGITVFGPQVNREMFKKLSEPADPLKIQCKDRKVFPITPSDFTTVNFAAENPLASDVIEHLYDKELLMCFWKVDEALGSPPNILRQYAHELTKETIKPPDEFNEEEITVPPIIVPLEINVQIKRKGGRNITRRRSQCQYGRGQRRGGN